The DNA sequence TTACGGTGCCTTGCCTTTTTTAAGGGCTTTTCCACTTGTAAAGTGAAGTCTATAGGCGTGAGGCTTTTACCATCGAAGAAACCAAGGGTTAAATTTTTAAAGCCTAATTTGCTACCTTTCTTCCCTGCAACATGGTCAAACACCTGGGTCATTTGTTCAATTCTTCGACCTGTCTTAGCAAGAGTTGTATCATCTAGAATGAAAGCGGACTTTTCATCCACTTCGTTCGTAGGATTAACCAATCGTTGAAACTGTTTGGATATACCGATCAGCAATGCTCTCCAAGGCATTTTTTCATTGTTCTTCAGTCGATATATGGAATCTTTCTTCATAGTAGTAACCTTTTGGAAATCGCTTTTATATAACGCGTGGACACTTTTCAGTAACATTAGGGGCAACATCAACATTAGTGAGAGGATTTCCGCGGAACTGTAACCATCCTGTTTCAGAAAACCAACTTTGCGGCAAAGCGTTTTAAGCTTGAACGTCTTCATAACTTCACATATAATATTGTTAATCGAATAGCCGTGATTTTGGAGTACGTTTTCAATTTCTTTGACAGGTTTCCGCATGATAACACCTCATTTTTGGTTGATTTGGAGTAGCATCTTATTATACCAAAAACCTAGTGTTCATGCGGATTTTTATCGTTTTTTCGTCTTATTCTAAGCCGAATTTTCGGCTGTTTTATGGGTGCGAAACTTCAGGCGGAATATATTCCCGTCTTGGAACAACGCTCTTGTAGGCCGGTCTGACGATTTTCCCATTATTCACGATCTCTTCGATCCGGTGGGCACTCCATCCTGACATTCTGGAGATCGCAAAGATCGGGGTAAACAGTTCCAGCGGAAGTCCCAGCATTTTATATACAAAACCGGAATAAAAGTCCACATTGGCACTGATGACTTTGCCTGACTTGTTATGGCCCAGGACAATATCCGGAGCAAGTCTTTCCACTCTACAGAATAAATCAAACTCTTCGGCCAGACCTTTCTCCTGGGCGAGCTTCCCGGCATATTCTTTAAGCAGGACTTCCCTCGGATCAGAAATCGAGTAAACCGCATGGCCGATCCCGTAAATTAGACCAGACCTGTCAAAAGCCTGTTTATTCATAATCTTCATCAAATAAGCCTTGATTTCATCCTCATCCTGCCAGTCTGTGACATTTTGTTTAATGTCTTCAAGCATATTGTAGGTTTTAATATTGGCGCCTCCATGCTTGGGACCTTTTAAAGCACCAATAGCAGCAGCCATGACCGAATAAGTGTCCGAACCGGTCGAGGTAATGACATGCGTAACAAAGGTCGAATTATTCCCACCGCCGTGTTCGGCATGCAGGACCAGGGAAATATCCAGCAGGGCAGCCTCAAGCTTCGTGTATTTGCTGTCCGGCCGGAGCATGTGAAGAATATTTTCCGCTGTGCTGAGATGAGGCAGTGGACTGTGCAGAAACAGGCTCTTGTTTCCATGATAGTGCGCACAGGAGTGATAGCCATACACGGCCAGCAAAGGCATCCAGGCAATCAGTTTCATGCATTGTTTCAGGACATTTTCGATGGAATTGTCATCGGGGTTGTCATCATAGGAATATAGGCTCAGGATGCTCCTGGCCAGCATATTCATGATATCCTTGCCCGGGCTTTTCAGGATAGTACCCCGGACAAAGTCCTCGGGCAGTTTTTGATATGCCGACAGCACCTGTTCAAAATCCTTCAGCTCCTCGGCGTTCGGAAGATGCCCGAACAGAAGCAAATAGCTCGTTTCTTCAAAGCCGTATCTTTC is a window from the Dehalobacter sp. DCA genome containing:
- a CDS encoding citrate/2-methylcitrate synthase, with the translated sequence MEQTEFVQFEQFETKMFKELTQKAIDSSKINPELYSKYQVMRGLRDLEGKGVLVGLTEIGEVHSYIIDEGEKIPVPGRLTYRGIDINDIVDGFIKDERYGFEETSYLLLFGHLPNAEELKDFEQVLSAYQKLPEDFVRGTILKSPGKDIMNMLARSILSLYSYDDNPDDNSIENVLKQCMKLIAWMPLLAVYGYHSCAHYHGNKSLFLHSPLPHLSTAENILHMLRPDSKYTKLEAALLDISLVLHAEHGGGNNSTFVTHVITSTGSDTYSVMAAAIGALKGPKHGGANIKTYNMLEDIKQNVTDWQDEDEIKAYLMKIMNKQAFDRSGLIYGIGHAVYSISDPREVLLKEYAGKLAQEKGLAEEFDLFCRVERLAPDIVLGHNKSGKVISANVDFYSGFVYKMLGLPLELFTPIFAISRMSGWSAHRIEEIVNNGKIVRPAYKSVVPRREYIPPEVSHP